TCTTCACAAAATCATTTGTTTGCGGTATATTTTCTATTCTAACCAACAATGAGTCATTTCAGATATATTCGATCAACAATACATAAAGTGATCAAGCGAGTATTTACTTTAGTGTAATTATTTTTTAATTATCATACTGTACTATTGTGGTAGTACAGTAGACGGGGGTAAGCACATGTGGTTTTCAATAGATTTTGGTTCACATGTACCTGTATACAAACAAATCATGGAAAAGATAAAAGCAATGATCAAGTCAGGTGAATTGAAGAAAGACGAATTTGTTCCCTCAATAAGAAATCTTGCGGAAACCCTTCAGGTGAATATAAACACAGTCGCAAGGGCCTACAGAGAACTTACAAATGAGGGTGTATTAAAACCTGTTAGAGGTGAAGGCTATGTTGTAGGTGAACTAAATGAGCAGGACTTCTTGAAACAGCTCTTAGCCCAATTTGATCACAGCGTCTTGGAATGTAAAAAGGTCGGTATAGATCAACAATTATTGATAGAAAGGCTAAGAGAAGTCTATCGGAGGGATGATAATGGTACTAAAAGTTGAAGGTCTCTCAAAATCTTACAGGAATAAGAAAGCAGTCGACAATATCAGTTTTGAAATTGAACAGGGTTGTATCTTCGCTTTATTGGGGCCAAATGGTGCTGGAAAGACAACTACCATAAAATGCATCCTTGGCTTGAGAAAACCAGATTCAGGCAAAATAATCCTTAACGGCTCCTTTGCATACCTACCAGAAACGAAAGAACTGTATAGGTACCTAACCGTTCAAAAAATGATCGAGATTTCATCCATGATCACAGATAATTTTGATAAACAAAGAGCATTTGATATATTACAGGATTTTCAGATATCTCTCAAAGAAAAAATAGCAAATCTGTCACATGGAATGCTTACACAAACCTATATGGCTATTGTGTTGTCTCAGAAGGCAGAGATCTATTTCATGGACGAACCAACCTGGGGATTGGATCCCATCATGAGAAATAAGATCCTCGAGATGATCAGACAACTTTCTTACAACGGAAGTACTGTCTTTTACACAAGTCACATTCTCGCAGAAGTCGAAAAAATCGCAGATACAGTTGCAATAATGGTCAATGGAAAGATTGTTGAGATGGATCATCTTGATGATTTAAAGGAAAAATACGTTCTTTGCGTGGTCCCAAAAGGTGAAAAAGTCAATGGATTTCATTATAAAAGCACTGAAAATGAAGATATCTATGTTGTGAAAAGGGAATTTGCAAAGACATCAACGGAACCAGCAACATTTGATGTGATCTTTGAAGCAATAGTAAAGGGGGTGAAGTAATGTTCAATAAAGAGTTTTATGATATGAAATTGAGAACTTTTGTAATTTTAATTATAGGTGTGGGATTATTTTTTGTTTTAGCTCCCTTTCAGGGTATAACCGTTGAAATATTAAAACAGTATTCTCAAATGGAGAACGTGCCCAAATTTCTTGAAAAATTGATGCCAAAAGAGTTCATAAACAATCTGAGCGATTGGAATTTTTATATCTACAGCCAATGGTTTGGAAAGAACTTAGGACAAATGGTACCAATTTTAGCAATAATAATGGCTTTCCCACTTTTTGCAAGAGAAACCGAGAATGGAACGATAGAATTTCTCTTGGCAAGAAAGAACAGGAAGAAAATATTCTTTTCAAAGTCACTTTTAGGAATGCTAATAACTATTTTTCTCATGACCATTTTATCGCTTCTTCCCGCGATATATTCACCATTAGCAGGTGAGAAGCTAAATTACAAGTTTTTAATCGCCTTTCTAATCCATACATTGGTGGGTGCAACTTTCTGGTTTGCAATTACGATGTTTTTCTCAATTATCTCAAATGATCAAGTGAAGCCAATTTTGATCTCTGTGGGACTCTTAGCAATAACCACGGCAATGGGTATCATAAAATTCACAAGGTTCTTGAACACTTATGCATATGTACTTGGTAGCAAAATATTCCAGACAGGTCATTTAGACATAAAGTACACACTTGGGTTGATAGCAATATCTGTAATTGTCTTTTTCTTGAGTTATATCACATTCTTGAGGAAAGAATACTGAGAGAGGGTGAAGATATGAAAAAATCGTTTGTGATTCTTATGATGGTGAGTTCAACGTTGCTTTTTGCATCAAATTATGAACAAACGGCTGTAGCCTTTATTCAGTATCTTTCAACTGGAGAGTTTGATAAAGCTCAACAAATGGTCTCACAAGTCATGTTGGATGCCTTGAAGCAGTCGAAGCTCACTCTTGAATCTTTCTGGAAAACCTTGAATTCACAAGTTGGAAATTTCAAACAGATTCTCAGAGTAAAAAGCACCACAGAACAAGGGTACAACGTGGTATTCGTTGGATGCGATTTTGAAAAAATGAAATTAGATGCCAAAATCGTCTTTGATCAACAAGAAAAGATCGCGGGATTACAGTTTCTACCATATATCGAAGAAAGAACCTACACAATACCAAATTACGTCAAAGCAGAAAAATTCAAAGAGATTGACTGTGTGATAAAAAACAAACAATGGGAATTACCCGCAGTTTTAACACTACCCGAAGGTAACGGTCCCTTCGCTGCGGTAATTCTTGTCCACGGTTCTGGACCAAACGACAAAGACGAAACCATCGGGCCAAACAAACCATTTAAGGACATCGCCTGGGGACTTGCAAGTAATGGTATCGCTGTATTAAGATACGATAAACGCACAAAAGTCTATCCAGAAGAATGCGTGAAAATGATCGATACCTTCACAGTTAATGATGAAACTGTGGACGATGCACTGGCTGCGATAGATCTACTCAAAAATTTTGAAAAAATAGATAAAGATAAGATATTCATCCTTGGGCATAGTCTTGGAGCAACCATGGCACCAAGAATTGCAGCAAGATCAGAAAAATTAGCAGGTATTATCCTTTTAGCACCAACCGCGAGAGGTTTGTACATTCTGAATGCCTTAGATCAACTCGAATATATCTTTTCCTTAGATGGAAAAATCGATGAAAGCGAATCAAAACAACTCTTGGATATGAGAGAGCAATTGGAACGCATCCAGAAACGTCAACTAAAAGACAATGAAGTAGTTCTTGGTTCATCCAAAGCTTATTGGTATGATCTTTTAGATTATAATCCAGTGGAGTTGGCAAAATCATTAACCGTACCCATTCTGATAATGCAAGGCGCACGCGATTATCAAGTGACAATGAAAGATTTTGGAATATGGCATGAAGTTCTTAAAGGCAAGAGAAATGTTGCATTCAAGGTTTATGAAGATCTCAATCATCTATTTATCCCTGGTAAAGGACCATCCACACCAGCTGAATATCAACAACCTGGGAATGTCGATTCTAAAATTATCGAAGATATTGTGCAATGGATCAAAAGCTTGCTTTCAAATTAAATACATAATTGTTCAAATTGGGCAACGCAAAAATGGGGGATAAATCCCCCATTTTTAAATTCATTTTGAGTACTTCTTTTCTAACTCACGCCATTTTCCAAATCCAACAATTTCGTTGAACTCAGACCAACTAACACCAAGATCGATAACTTTTTTGAAATTCCTCTCTTTTAATGCTTGCAAAGATTCCATCATGGCTTTAGTTGCTGGGTAGAGACAAACCATAGGTATTGAAATATACCTTACACCAATTTTCACTAATTCATCAAAATCAAATAACGGTGTCTTACCACCTGGTATGATGTTAAAAGATATAGGTTTAGATACCTTGTGCACTAATTCTTTCACTTCCTCAAGAGATTGTGGTGCTTCGACGTATACATAATCCGCACCTGCTTGCGCATAGGCCATGGCTCTTTCGAGAGATCCCTCAAAACCTTCGATTGACCTCGCATCAGTTCTTGCACCGATTACAAGTTCTGGATTTTCTTCGTTCTTAGCATCAACCGCTGCTTTTATCTTGTTAACCATTTCATCTACCGAAATGATGCTTTTACCTTCCATATGACCACATCTCTTTGGCCAGACTTGATCTTCGAGGCGAACTCCTGCTACGCCAATCTTTGCAAAGTTTTTAACCGTCCAATACACATTCAACGCATTTCCATAACCTGTGTCTATATCTGCATCTACAGGAAGATCAGTTGCATTTACAATCGTTCTAACTCTCTCTAACATTTCAGCATAACCAACTAATCCGATATCCGGTTGACCAATTAGTGAAGCCGAAATACCATACCCTGTTGTACCAACAACTTCAAATCCAGCCTTTTGTATTAACACCGCCGACAACGCGTCATAAGCGCAAACTCTTAGTGTGAGTTTCCCGTCGTTTTTGAGATATTCTCTGAGTTTCTTTGCCTTGATCATCGACCTTGTTTCGACCATTTTTACACCCCTCCTTTAAAACCATATCTAAGGTGACTTGACTCCTCAAACTTTTAACATATATAATATATCATGTCATATATGATATCATATATTTAAACAACTTGATAAATCTCTTTCAAATACTTCATAGGGAGGTGTTGGTATGAAACTGAGGTTTTTGGGTATCTTTGTCCTGATACTCGTTCTTGCTACACACTTCTTTGCAGAAACTTACCCGTCAAAGCCATTGAACTTCATAGCACCGGCTGGTCCTGGCGGAGGGTGGGACACAACAATAAGAGTTGTTGCACAAGTCCTGAAAGAAACAAATCTTGTAACCCAACCAATAGTAGTCAACAACATGCCTGGTGGAGGCGGTGGAGTTGCACTCGCGCATATGCAAACAAAAAAGGGTGATCCATACAATATCATCGTTTTTTCACCACCGTTGTTGCTGATAAACCTCACCGGGCAGACACAGTATTCATATAAAAATTTGACACCCCTTGCGATGTTGATACATGACTATGGCGCATTCGCGGTCTCTAAGAAGTCAAAATATAACAGCATAGCTGAAGTCATGGAGGCTTTGAAAAAAGACCCAAAAAGTGTCAAAGTCGGTGGTATTTCTTCCTTTGGTTCTATGGATCATATTCAATTTTTGATCGCTGCAAAAGCCGCAGGAGTAGAAAATTTGAAAGATATCACATATGTTTCTTTCCAAGAAGGAGAACACATGGCAGCACTACTCGGTGGACACATCGATGTGTTATCAACGGGTCTTGCTGAAGTCACGACTGCACTTCAGACAGGAGCCGTTAAAGTTCTTGCCATCACTGCTCCTCAAAGAGTTGGAGGAATATTGGCAAATGCTCCAACATTGAGAGAAGAAGGAATAGATGCTGAATTCATCAACTGGAGAGGTTTGTTTGGAGCACCAGAAATGCCAGAGTACGCAGTAAAATATTGGGTTGACACGCTCAACAAGATGGTTCAGACGCCTGAATGGGATAAGATGGTAAATAAGTACAACTGGACTAAAGCGTTCATGCCAAGCGAGGAATTCGCTCAGTATTTAGCAAAGGTCAACGAGGACTACAAAATAGTACTAAAAGAAATTGGATTGTACAAGGGCGAATGAACTATGCCGTGGGACTTATGTCCCACGGTCTTTGGAGGGAAAAGCAATGAAGCAAAAAGACAAATGGCTTGGAATTACGGTCTTAGTCTTTGGAATAATATATACTGTCGTAACACTAAACCTACCAAGAGCACCCGTCGGGAACCCCATGGGTCCAATATATTTTCCATTCGCGTTTGGCATATTAACAGCAATCATCGGTTTGATCATTTTTCTTCAAGCCATAAGAAAGACGTCAGAACAAGCAGAAATTGAATTAAAGAAAGGCAAATTGAACTACAAACAACTACTATTGGGCATTGGTATATCCCTGATCTATGCTCTTTTATTCAGTCGTTTAGGTTTTGTGCCATCTACACTCATTTTTCTGATAGTTTTCTTGTTCATACTCAATGGCGTAAAGAAATGGATTTTGAATTTGTCTATATCTGTACTCTATACCTTTGGAGTTTGGTATCTGTTCGAGAAGGTTTTTTTGATAAGCCTACCGTAGGAGTGATGATCTATGAACACTCTACAATATCTATTCTATGGCTTTCAAGTTGTGCTTACTCCTGTTAATTTGTTCTGGATAACATTAGGAGGTTTCCTGGGCACAGTAATTGGGATGTTACCAGGACTCGGACCAGCTACAGGCATAGCCTTACTCTTGCCTCTGACCTTTGTCATGAAGCCTGAAACAGCCTTGATAACTATGTGCGCTATCTTTTACGGCGCCATGTTTGGTGGATCCCGCAGTTCTATTTTGTTGAACATACCAGGAGATGGTTCAGCAGTAGCCTCGTGTTTTGATGGATACCCAATGACCCTAAAGGGTGAGGCTGAGGCAGCTTTAGCCATCTCAGCTATTGCATCTTTCATAGGCGGCTTGATATCATCAATTGCCTTCGTTGCACTCGCACTTCCGTTGGCAAAAATCGCATTACTTTTTGGACCACCCGAATATTTTGCATTAATGGTCCTTGCTTTAACTGCCACCGCATCGATGTCTGAGGGTAAACTTTTGAAAGGACTTCTTTCCATGCTGATTGGTTTGATGATATCTGTGGTAGGCTTGGATCCACAATCAGGTGTTTCAAGATTCACATTCGGTGTCATGGAATTACAGGGTGGTATAGATTTTGTTGTCGTTATTATAGGTATCTATGGTTTAGGAGAAGTATTCAAAAATTTAGAAAAAATAGGGATAAAAGATATGATACAACCTATAAAAAAGAAATTCGGAAAAATATGGATCACCAAAGATCAATGGAAGAGAAGTATTGTACCAATTTTAAGAGCAACACCAATAGGATTTTTCATTGGGATACTCCCTGGTGCTGGTGGAACTATTGCCGCCTTGATGTCTTACAACACTGAAAAAAAGTTTTCCAAGGAACCGGAAAAGTTCGGGAAAGGTGCAATAGAGGGTTTAGCAGCACCCGAGGCGGCAAACAATGCCTGTTCTATCGGTGCAATTCTTCCGACCTTCACACTGGGTATACCGGGATCTGGCACAGCAGCCGTGATGCTTGGTGCATTAATGATTTATGGATTACAACCCGGACCATTACTCTTTGAACACTATCCCGAAATCGGTTGGGGACTCGTGGCAAGCTTGTTTGTTGGGAATATTATATGTGCTATTATCAATTTGCCACTTGCTGGATTGTTGGTCAGAATCCTTGCTGTACCACCAAAGATACTCTATCCGTTGATAACAGCTCTTTGTTTCATTGGTGTTTATGCAATCAATCTCAGCGTCGTTGATTTTTACTTGCTAATACTCTTTGGAATTTTGGGTTATGCAATGAGAAAACTCGATATACCTACCGCTCCTTTGATTTTGGCAAGCGTTGTTGGTAGAAAATTCGAGCAATCTTTTAGGCAGTCTTTGATGCTTTCCAATGGAGACTTCTCTGTGTTTTTCAGCTCTGGTATCTCAATAACTTTACTTGTTTTAGCTGCTCTGTCATTGTTCTATCCTTTGATTTCAGCAGCTATAAAGAAAAGAAAGACAGCTGAGGTATAATCCTTAAAGGAGGTTCACGATGCAAAACACAGTTCGAAGATCATTGAGGGAAGAAGTTCTTGAAACAGTTAAGGAATACATATTAAAAGGACATTATATGCCAGGGGAACGAATCGTAATAGATGCGGTAGCGAAACAACTTGGAGTCAGCATAACTCCAGTTAGAGAAGCGTTGCACCATTTGGCAGCACAAGGATTAGTCTCAGTCGAACCGCACAAAGGGTTTACAGTAAAAAAATGGAGCAAAAAAGAGATCGAGGACCTGCTTTTTTTAAGGATGTACCTTGAGAAACTCGCCATTCGATTGTTTATTGAAAGAAAGTCAGACAGTTCAGTTTTAGCACAGATTATCAACAAAATGAAAGAAGCAGTTGAAACAAATGATTTGCATGCCTTGACAAATCACAATTCTGAGTTTCATAAAGCTATCTTAAATGGTTCTGGCAATGAAGAACTGTGTAAAATCATGAACTCATTGAGTGAAAAACTTTATAGAGTGAGAATTCTTTCGCTTTCTTACCCTGGAAGAATGAATAAATCTTATGAGGAACATCTGTCAATATACAAAACGATATGCGAACAAAACGTCGTGAAAGCAGAAAAAGTCATCGAAGATCATATCAACGGTGTAAAGGATGTATTATTGGCGAGAATGAATGAAGGTCTGATCTGAGTATAAGCATTAAGATAATAAAGAATCTGGCATTAAGCCAGATTCTTTTTGCTATTTAAGCCACTGAAAAGAAAACATACCTTTCAAATCATGTAGAATAAATCACGGAGGTGATTATATTGATATTAACAACAACCGAAAAGATTGAAGGGTATGAAATTGTTGAAACATTAGGACTTGTCATGGGTAATACAGTTCATTCAAAACACCTTGGTAAAGATATAGCCGCAGCTTTTAAGACACTTGCAGGTGGAGAAATCAAATCTTACACAGAACTTTTGACAGAAGCGAGAAATATTGCCATGCAAAGAATGATAGCCGAAGCGGAGAAGCTTGGAGCAGATGCCATCGTGAGTATTCGTTTTGGTAGTTCTTCAATCATGCAATCTGCTGCTGAAGTGCTTGCTTACGGAACAGCTGTGAAGATCAAGAAGATATAGACAATTTTTCGCCGTCCCATATGATCTCTTTTGGTTTAGGTATTAGATTGTAATCAGATGCCATGGCATAACCATAAGCTCCAACATCGCATATGGCTACGAATTCACCTTCCTTTGGTTCTGCCATGGTATATGATTTTCTGAAAGTGTCGGCACTTTCACAAATTGGTCCAACGACATCTGCCTTGATTTTCTTTCTGTTCTTTACATCATACAATGGTATTATTCTATGCTTTGCTCCATAGAGTGCAGGTCTTATGAGATGGGTCATACCTGTATCAAGCATTATGAAAATCTTGCTGGAAGTTCTCTTTATATATTCAACCTTCGCTACTAAGTAAGCTGAAGGAGCGACGATCCATCGACCAAGTTCCAAGACAATCGTTGAGCCAAATTCTTTCAAAAGTGGGAAAATTTTCTTTTTGTATTCTTCTAAGTCAAGAACTTTGCCATTGCCATAATCTATACCCCAGCCGCCACCAAGATTCAACACACTCAACTCCAAATCCATCGATTTCGCAAAATATTTTATAGAGACAACCGCTTCTAAATATGGCTCTACTTCGGTTATCTGCGAGCCTATATGGCAGTGAAGACCTATGAGATCAAGCATTTTGTTGGATTTTATTCGTTCGATCATCTTGGTTGCTGTATCAAAATCAACGCCGAATTTATTTTCCTTCAGACCCGTCGCGATATGACGATGCGTCTTTGCATCGACATCTGGATTAACTCTGATTGATACTCTCGTTGGTTTTGAGAGGATTTTTTCAAGTCTTAAGAGCTCTTCATAACTATCGAGATTTATGGAAAAGACACCATCATTTACATATTGTTGTAGCTCTTCTCTCTTTTTGCAATTACCATTGACGATTATTCTATCTGGTGTAAAACCAACCGATCGAACTTGTTTATATTCCCCAAAAGAGACAACATCAACCATGATGTTTTTCTTCTCAAGAACACTGAGAATATCCTTGTTGAAATTCGCCTTCACAGCATAGGCGAGACGAAAATCAAAATCTTTGAACATCTCTTTTAGAATAGAAAGTCTATGGTGAATAAAGGGAAGATCATAAACATAGATAGGAGTTCCGAAGGACTCTGCAGCCTTAACAAGTATCTGAGAATCCACAAAATCACCTCTCAACTGAGTAAGAATTAACACTCTATGTTGTTGTAAACACTGTAGATCTTATCATGGCTTTCAGTTGGGAGGCCATTATTTTTTGTTGCGATTTGTCTATTTTTGTGCAAATTTTTCCATCCTCCATCACTATAACACTGCTACCGAATTGCTCTGCAAGCATCATATCATGGGTGATCATGACGATCGTAGTGCCAAGATCTCTGTTTATCTTATCGGTCAACTCCATTATCTTTTCCGTGCTCTTTGGATCGAGCGCTGCCGTGTGCTCATCTAAAAGTAATAACTTGGGATTCGAAGAGACAGCCATCACTATTGCAAGTGCTTGCTTTTGACCGCCGGACAACTTGGATGCCTTTCTCTTCAGAGTCTCTTCAAGACCCATTCCTGTGGATTTCAAAAGATCTATACTTTTCGAGTGAATTCTGCCAAAGCCAAAACCTCTTATACCCTTTTTACTCGCGAGTATGAGATTTTCTTCTACCGTTAGATTTGGAAACACACCTTGGTTTGGATCTTGGCAAACTATGCTTGTCTTTTTGAATATTTTCTCAGACACAACTGGCATTCCAAGGATCTTACAAGTGCCCTGAATTGGTTTCACATCACCAACGAGTAACTTCAAAAGCGTAGACTTTCCCGCACCATTCGATCCAACAACGACCAGAAATTCCCCGTCATTTACCTTGAGAGAAACATTTTTCAAAGCGATTTTTTCATCGAGTGTTCCTTTATTGTAGATAACTGTCACATTCTCAATATCTATCATATGGTCACCTCGCTTTTCTTGAATCTTCTTACAGCAATCACAGCTACAACAAACAGTGCGGTGAGTAATTTCATGTCACTTGGTTTAAAACCGATGCGATATCCATACTTCATTGCAAATGTTAATAAGAATTGATATAGCAATGCTCCAACAATTGGAAAAATAACACCATACATTGGTTCGTGCGAACCAAATACAATCTCTCCAAGAATCACAGCTGCGAGACAAACGACAACCGTTCCTATACCCATATTCACATCTGCAAAACCACTATACATTGAAAATAAAGCGCCAGAGAACCCTGCAAAGATATTGCACATGATCAATCCAACATAGGCAAATAAATCGGGATTGACACCTAAAACCTTCACAGCAAAGCGATTTCTACCATACCCTCGAAGCATCGTACCAAATTCAGTCCTGAGAAAGAGTGAAACTACGACAATCGACAAGAAAACGATCGCGCAGATGATAACAAGATCATGACCATCACCGAGATTGGTGAATGGAATCTTCACAGCCCTTAATCCACTGGCTTCAAAGCTTGCGCTTGGTGATCCACCAAGTATGTCATCTAAGGGTGTTTTTCCGACTATCTGCTCATAACTCATGATCTTTCCTGTATCGAACTTTGGTACAGGCAAATTTGGCGCATTCATAACTCTAATACTCAAAGAATAAAGACCCGTCATAACCATAATTGAAGCGAGTAAAGAATTGATTCTGAATCTTGTCGTTATAAATGCAACAACAGCGCCGGCAGCACCGGCGGCAAGTACAGCTATAAAGGTTGAAAAGACCCACCCATGACCGGAATGAAGGAGGACGACCGCGACGGCTCCTCCAAGGACATAGGAGCCATCCGGCGTCAAATCAGGAAGATCAACGAGGCGGAATGATATATATACACCCATGGCGGCCAAAGATAGCAAAAGTCCCTGCTCAATTATCGGAATCATTTAGACACCTCTTTACCATCTTTGACTACGATATTGGCTCTCTCGAGAAGGTCAGATGGTATCTCAACATTGAGTTGTTTGGCAATATCGAGATTTATGTATAAAACAAGCGAATCCGGTCCGACTACATGAGATTCAAGATCACTTGCTTTCGCTCCTTTGAGCAAAGCAACCAGTAACTGGCCCGTTTCCACACCAACCTGGAAGTAATTAAAGCCAAAGCCAACCACGCCACCACCACGTGCTATGTCTATGTCAGCTGCGACTATTGGCTTTTTCAATCTCAAAGCCGCACTTCCAATAGCCTCAATCGAAGAAGCAGCGGTGTTGTCAGTTCCTATGTATAGAACATCTACATTGGGACCTATACTGTTGAGAGCTGTTATCATTTCACTTGGAGAAGTTCCTGGAATGTCAACCACAGTCATCTCAAGAGATGGTGCGGCAGATTTGGCGATATTAGTCAAAGTGACAGAATTGGCTTCACCAGGATTGTAGATTACACCGACTTTCTTAGCGTTTGGAAAGATTTTTTTAATCAACCTAAGTTGAGTTGCCACTGGGACCATATCTGAAACTCCAACAACATTTGAATCATTCTTTCCAAGCTGTTTGATCAAACCAGCGCCCACAGGATCGGTAACGGCAGAAAAAATCACAGGTCTATCGCTGATTGCCTGAACACAAGCTTGAGCCGATGGAGTCGCAATAGCTACCACAAAATCAACTTTTTCTGTCGCAAACTTTTTTGCAATTGTCACAGCATTTTGCATACTTCCTTGTGCGTTTTGCCTATCAATAATGACATCTTGACCAACCTTGAATCCTGAATCCTCAAGGGCTTTGACGATTCCATCGAAAACTGCGTTTAATGCTGGATGATCCACAATTTGAGTTATGCCAACTCTAACAGCACCAAAACTAATAACAGAAAGAACCAAAACTACAGCGGCTATCAACCTTTTCATACCAACACCCCCAAAAGTGAGTTTTTAAAAAAAGAGGGCATCCTTTTTGGATGCCCTCTTCCTTTACCTTTTTTTGTAGATTCCCCTGTTTATGTACCAAGTGGTATTAGGGGAATCTCGGAAGAGGGCATTCCCCTAAACCACCAATAAGCGTATGAAAATTGAGCCACCTTTTGATTTAGAAATATCTCACGCTTCACACGAAATCCTCCAAGAATTTTTATTGACCACATTATACCAAAATATCTATTCTCATGTCAAGAGCCAAATAGATCACCACAAAAATCTGCGTTGAAAACACATCAAAAAATGCAAAAATATAACGTAGAAAAAACTGAAGGAGGTTCTCAAAAAATGAGAAAGGTTGGAGATATCAAAATACTGTTTTCAGATGTGGATATGAGAATAAAAAAGGGGAGAAAAA
The DNA window shown above is from Thermotoga profunda AZM34c06 and carries:
- a CDS encoding GntR family transcriptional regulator, with protein sequence MWFSIDFGSHVPVYKQIMEKIKAMIKSGELKKDEFVPSIRNLAETLQVNINTVARAYRELTNEGVLKPVRGEGYVVGELNEQDFLKQLLAQFDHSVLECKKVGIDQQLLIERLREVYRRDDNGTKS
- a CDS encoding ABC transporter ATP-binding protein; its protein translation is MVLKVEGLSKSYRNKKAVDNISFEIEQGCIFALLGPNGAGKTTTIKCILGLRKPDSGKIILNGSFAYLPETKELYRYLTVQKMIEISSMITDNFDKQRAFDILQDFQISLKEKIANLSHGMLTQTYMAIVLSQKAEIYFMDEPTWGLDPIMRNKILEMIRQLSYNGSTVFYTSHILAEVEKIADTVAIMVNGKIVEMDHLDDLKEKYVLCVVPKGEKVNGFHYKSTENEDIYVVKREFAKTSTEPATFDVIFEAIVKGVK
- a CDS encoding ABC transporter permease, whose product is MFNKEFYDMKLRTFVILIIGVGLFFVLAPFQGITVEILKQYSQMENVPKFLEKLMPKEFINNLSDWNFYIYSQWFGKNLGQMVPILAIIMAFPLFARETENGTIEFLLARKNRKKIFFSKSLLGMLITIFLMTILSLLPAIYSPLAGEKLNYKFLIAFLIHTLVGATFWFAITMFFSIISNDQVKPILISVGLLAITTAMGIIKFTRFLNTYAYVLGSKIFQTGHLDIKYTLGLIAISVIVFFLSYITFLRKEY
- the estD gene encoding esterase EstD, translating into MKKSFVILMMVSSTLLFASNYEQTAVAFIQYLSTGEFDKAQQMVSQVMLDALKQSKLTLESFWKTLNSQVGNFKQILRVKSTTEQGYNVVFVGCDFEKMKLDAKIVFDQQEKIAGLQFLPYIEERTYTIPNYVKAEKFKEIDCVIKNKQWELPAVLTLPEGNGPFAAVILVHGSGPNDKDETIGPNKPFKDIAWGLASNGIAVLRYDKRTKVYPEECVKMIDTFTVNDETVDDALAAIDLLKNFEKIDKDKIFILGHSLGATMAPRIAARSEKLAGIILLAPTARGLYILNALDQLEYIFSLDGKIDESESKQLLDMREQLERIQKRQLKDNEVVLGSSKAYWYDLLDYNPVELAKSLTVPILIMQGARDYQVTMKDFGIWHEVLKGKRNVAFKVYEDLNHLFIPGKGPSTPAEYQQPGNVDSKIIEDIVQWIKSLLSN
- a CDS encoding isocitrate lyase/PEP mutase family protein: MVETRSMIKAKKLREYLKNDGKLTLRVCAYDALSAVLIQKAGFEVVGTTGYGISASLIGQPDIGLVGYAEMLERVRTIVNATDLPVDADIDTGYGNALNVYWTVKNFAKIGVAGVRLEDQVWPKRCGHMEGKSIISVDEMVNKIKAAVDAKNEENPELVIGARTDARSIEGFEGSLERAMAYAQAGADYVYVEAPQSLEEVKELVHKVSKPISFNIIPGGKTPLFDFDELVKIGVRYISIPMVCLYPATKAMMESLQALKERNFKKVIDLGVSWSEFNEIVGFGKWRELEKKYSK
- a CDS encoding Bug family tripartite tricarboxylate transporter substrate binding protein, whose translation is MKLRFLGIFVLILVLATHFFAETYPSKPLNFIAPAGPGGGWDTTIRVVAQVLKETNLVTQPIVVNNMPGGGGGVALAHMQTKKGDPYNIIVFSPPLLLINLTGQTQYSYKNLTPLAMLIHDYGAFAVSKKSKYNSIAEVMEALKKDPKSVKVGGISSFGSMDHIQFLIAAKAAGVENLKDITYVSFQEGEHMAALLGGHIDVLSTGLAEVTTALQTGAVKVLAITAPQRVGGILANAPTLREEGIDAEFINWRGLFGAPEMPEYAVKYWVDTLNKMVQTPEWDKMVNKYNWTKAFMPSEEFAQYLAKVNEDYKIVLKEIGLYKGE
- a CDS encoding tripartite tricarboxylate transporter TctB family protein, producing MKQKDKWLGITVLVFGIIYTVVTLNLPRAPVGNPMGPIYFPFAFGILTAIIGLIIFLQAIRKTSEQAEIELKKGKLNYKQLLLGIGISLIYALLFSRLGFVPSTLIFLIVFLFILNGVKKWILNLSISVLYTFGVWYLFEKVFLISLP
- a CDS encoding tripartite tricarboxylate transporter permease, giving the protein MNTLQYLFYGFQVVLTPVNLFWITLGGFLGTVIGMLPGLGPATGIALLLPLTFVMKPETALITMCAIFYGAMFGGSRSSILLNIPGDGSAVASCFDGYPMTLKGEAEAALAISAIASFIGGLISSIAFVALALPLAKIALLFGPPEYFALMVLALTATASMSEGKLLKGLLSMLIGLMISVVGLDPQSGVSRFTFGVMELQGGIDFVVVIIGIYGLGEVFKNLEKIGIKDMIQPIKKKFGKIWITKDQWKRSIVPILRATPIGFFIGILPGAGGTIAALMSYNTEKKFSKEPEKFGKGAIEGLAAPEAANNACSIGAILPTFTLGIPGSGTAAVMLGALMIYGLQPGPLLFEHYPEIGWGLVASLFVGNIICAIINLPLAGLLVRILAVPPKILYPLITALCFIGVYAINLSVVDFYLLILFGILGYAMRKLDIPTAPLILASVVGRKFEQSFRQSLMLSNGDFSVFFSSGISITLLVLAALSLFYPLISAAIKKRKTAEV
- a CDS encoding GntR family transcriptional regulator; the encoded protein is MQNTVRRSLREEVLETVKEYILKGHYMPGERIVIDAVAKQLGVSITPVREALHHLAAQGLVSVEPHKGFTVKKWSKKEIEDLLFLRMYLEKLAIRLFIERKSDSSVLAQIINKMKEAVETNDLHALTNHNSEFHKAILNGSGNEELCKIMNSLSEKLYRVRILSLSYPGRMNKSYEEHLSIYKTICEQNVVKAEKVIEDHINGVKDVLLARMNEGLI